In the genome of Francisella salimarina, one region contains:
- the alr gene encoding alanine racemase, which yields MNLSPIVEINSKLVKSNIEYLRNKNPHSKVMFIVKANAYGIGIENIYKVTKDLVDAYGIARIEEYYVLKSLDCTKDIIFLSGIYAECFDFKIPKNVIPILGNELLIKDYIKYEDDKSKPIMLDFDCGMGRFGFYRDDFIKHLDMLKFSGFSNIILFSHIPTGYNGYDRSKKYIDKILSLAEETKLKYTFSNSPVSLFDTDFQQEYIRSSSAVLGYDQEPKEIKFSLSLKACIISIRDIPKGEYISYGNEYFCNKDTTVAILNIGYADGLGCEIHHDSYLLINATKCPILSINMDYLYVDISAIKHQLKMFDMIELFGPNSLSLKQHANMYNITKDEALTKLNALRVRKIVQ from the coding sequence ATGAATTTAAGTCCTATAGTAGAAATAAATAGCAAATTAGTAAAGTCAAATATTGAGTATCTACGTAATAAAAATCCTCACTCAAAAGTAATGTTTATCGTCAAAGCTAATGCCTATGGCATAGGTATAGAAAACATCTATAAGGTAACCAAGGATCTAGTTGATGCTTACGGCATAGCTCGCATAGAAGAGTACTATGTTTTAAAGAGTTTAGACTGTACAAAAGATATAATTTTCCTAAGTGGTATATATGCAGAATGCTTTGACTTTAAAATACCTAAAAATGTTATTCCTATACTTGGTAATGAATTACTAATCAAAGACTATATAAAGTATGAAGATGATAAGTCAAAACCAATTATGCTTGATTTTGATTGTGGTATGGGAAGATTTGGTTTTTATAGAGATGACTTTATAAAACATCTTGATATGCTAAAATTTTCCGGATTTTCAAACATAATATTATTCTCACATATTCCAACAGGCTATAATGGCTATGATAGATCTAAAAAATATATTGATAAAATTCTTTCGTTAGCTGAAGAAACCAAACTTAAATATACTTTTTCTAACTCACCAGTTTCTCTTTTTGATACCGATTTTCAACAAGAGTATATTCGTTCTAGCTCGGCAGTATTAGGCTATGACCAAGAACCTAAAGAAATCAAATTTAGCTTATCTCTTAAAGCTTGTATTATCTCTATCAGAGATATCCCCAAAGGAGAATATATAAGCTATGGTAATGAATATTTCTGTAATAAAGATACTACTGTAGCTATTTTAAATATTGGCTATGCCGATGGTTTAGGTTGTGAAATTCATCATGACTCATATCTACTTATTAATGCTACTAAGTGCCCTATCCTATCAATAAATATGGATTATTTATACGTAGATATATCAGCAATTAAACATCAACTAAAAATGTTTGATATGATTGAACTATTTGGACCTAATAGCTTGAGCTTAAAACAACATGCCAATATGTACAATATAACTAAAGATGAAGCACTCACTAAGCTTAACGCTCTGAGAGTAAGAAAAATAGTACAATAA
- a CDS encoding GNAT family N-acetyltransferase: MIKLEKFTENNIPDLLSELKEYDIRFLYQFGGINYQFPLDYLQIKQTMDNKLNLLFNVINDESKSIGHCQIIRLDQANKKASIGRLLIYEQYRAKGFGKLMIKKLLEFAKSIGLQSISLRVFDFNSSAIKCYEAIGFEKTIEEYIDIPSLKEKWKIISMEIEI, from the coding sequence ATGATTAAATTAGAAAAATTTACAGAAAACAATATACCTGATCTTTTGTCTGAATTGAAGGAGTATGACATTCGTTTTTTATATCAGTTTGGTGGTATTAATTATCAATTTCCTCTTGATTACCTTCAGATAAAACAAACTATGGATAATAAATTAAACTTACTCTTTAATGTTATAAATGATGAGAGTAAATCAATTGGACATTGTCAAATAATTAGATTAGATCAGGCTAACAAAAAAGCTTCTATAGGTAGGTTACTAATATATGAGCAATATAGAGCAAAAGGCTTTGGCAAGTTAATGATCAAAAAGCTTTTAGAATTTGCTAAATCTATTGGTTTACAAAGCATAAGCTTGAGAGTTTTTGATTTTAATAGCTCAGCAATTAAATGTTATGAAGCTATAGGATTTGAGAAAACTATAGAAGAATATATTGATATTCCTAGTTTAAAAGAAAAATGGAAGATAATCTCAATGGAGATTGAGATTTAA
- a CDS encoding MFS transporter produces the protein MPNDPFKKISSDKTVILIICLFGLMSQFATDSFTPSLPHIADYFHAAAKDIKLTVGIYFFGMTCSMLGFGYLSDKYGRKPTLLAGYFVFCIASILCMLAQSESQLLFFRFLQGIGMGSSFVSFRAIMKDVFSDSQSLAKASLVITSIVSLTPPLAPITGGIIQETIGWRGNFALHSIMALAITVLIVKYLHLEAIPKSSYKLLESYKKILSHKVFVLNAICSGLALSLVFVFATLSPFFFQVKLGFSAVEFSFLSAAVIIPSAIFLIIFKNKISKLDMDKVILYCGSFSALSGILLALSYFIFGLDAKVIVVLCALAFCGNVFQYTATYICAYKDIHTEIGVASAIFGFIQIAVTTVSSSLVSSISLNNQFLFGLLMMVPPLLIVILKIIDLKKLL, from the coding sequence ATGCCTAATGATCCTTTTAAAAAAATATCATCTGATAAAACAGTTATTCTCATAATTTGTCTTTTTGGTTTGATGTCACAATTTGCTACTGATAGTTTTACACCGTCATTACCTCATATTGCTGACTATTTTCATGCTGCTGCAAAAGATATTAAGTTAACTGTCGGGATATATTTCTTTGGTATGACGTGCTCTATGCTTGGGTTTGGTTATTTATCAGACAAATATGGACGCAAACCGACATTGCTAGCAGGTTATTTTGTATTTTGTATTGCAAGTATACTTTGTATGTTAGCTCAGAGTGAATCTCAGTTGCTATTTTTTCGCTTTTTGCAAGGGATTGGGATGGGTAGTTCTTTTGTATCTTTTCGTGCAATTATGAAAGATGTTTTCAGTGATAGTCAATCACTTGCGAAAGCTAGTCTTGTAATCACTAGTATAGTTTCATTAACGCCACCTCTAGCCCCGATTACTGGAGGAATTATCCAAGAGACTATTGGATGGCGTGGTAATTTTGCTTTACATTCAATAATGGCACTTGCGATTACAGTTTTGATTGTTAAGTATTTACATCTAGAAGCTATACCAAAAAGTAGCTATAAGCTTCTAGAGTCATATAAGAAAATATTATCTCATAAAGTCTTTGTCCTTAACGCAATATGTAGTGGTTTGGCGTTATCGCTTGTTTTTGTGTTTGCAACACTTTCACCATTTTTCTTCCAAGTAAAATTAGGATTTTCTGCTGTTGAGTTTTCATTTTTATCAGCAGCAGTAATTATACCCTCAGCAATATTTTTAATAATCTTTAAAAATAAGATTAGTAAACTAGATATGGATAAGGTAATACTTTATTGTGGATCTTTTTCTGCATTAAGTGGTATATTACTGGCTTTATCATATTTTATTTTTGGATTAGATGCTAAGGTAATTGTTGTATTATGTGCTTTAGCCTTTTGTGGGAATGTCTTTCAGTATACAGCTACTTACATTTGTGCTTATAAGGATATACACACAGAGATTGGCGTAGCATCGGCAATATTTGGATTCATACAGATAGCTGTTACAACTGTTTCATCATCACTTGTTTCTAGTATTAGCCTTAATAATCAATTTTTATTTGGATTATTAATGATGGTACCACCATTATTGATAGTGATTTTAAAAATAATTGATCTTAAAAAACTTTTGTAA
- a CDS encoding chitinase yields MNNKIKILSAFTLTLMGSLAFANCKLEDVQKGWTGKITFSCDKNTNLEENPISFKLSNGVEVGSIWGIGNASMTQSNGGVISITSKQWSGQPTIVTAGSTASFSFSPSAPVFNVESFSVGNGGSDDPVDPTDPEDPVDPIDPVDPIDPPSGDYQNYVAGTKYESGTIVSADGKLYKCKAGVAAWCSSAAGWAYAPGSGTAWETAWDLYDPSNPDEPVDPTDPDEPTSDEYVTTQAKLDAKEAELTSGTVLSQVKESIKTRDNSVVEAVTAGNPNNPDNVKRVEKIFTEVAIKDNAIETKSAEGVWNYMFPERSPEYTYENFLKTVAKFPAFCGTYIDGRDSDAICRKSLATMFAHFTQETGGHTSWWDVPEWRQGLVHVREMGWDENMRGGYNGECNPDVWQGQTWPCGKFENGDFKSYFGRGAKQLSYNYNYGPFSQAMFGDVRVLLDNPDMVADTWLNLASAVFFFVYPQPPKPSMLHVIDGTWQPNAADKANNLTPGFGVTTQIINGGVECGGSVEVAQSMNRIDYYGNFMKYLGLNIPSTEVLGCKGMKQFDANGAGATEIYWEQNFDHYADNPGGKSFACKLVGYQTPYSAFTEGDYTKCVKAHFPNIVIEG; encoded by the coding sequence ATGAATAATAAGATAAAAATCTTATCAGCATTTACCTTAACTTTAATGGGATCTTTAGCTTTTGCTAATTGCAAACTAGAAGATGTACAAAAAGGTTGGACAGGTAAAATAACTTTTAGCTGCGATAAAAATACGAATCTAGAGGAAAATCCTATCTCATTTAAATTGAGCAATGGTGTAGAAGTTGGTAGTATTTGGGGTATCGGCAATGCTAGTATGACTCAGTCAAATGGAGGAGTTATATCGATTACTTCTAAGCAATGGAGTGGTCAGCCAACTATTGTTACAGCGGGTAGTACTGCAAGCTTCAGTTTCTCTCCAAGCGCTCCTGTATTTAATGTTGAAAGCTTTTCAGTTGGTAATGGTGGTAGTGACGACCCTGTTGATCCTACAGATCCAGAGGATCCAGTCGACCCTATTGACCCAGTAGATCCGATTGATCCTCCAAGTGGAGATTATCAGAACTATGTTGCTGGTACAAAATATGAAAGTGGTACTATAGTCTCTGCTGATGGTAAATTATACAAATGTAAAGCTGGTGTCGCTGCTTGGTGTTCGAGCGCTGCTGGGTGGGCTTATGCTCCAGGCTCTGGTACTGCTTGGGAGACTGCTTGGGATTTATACGATCCTAGCAATCCTGATGAGCCGGTTGATCCTACAGATCCTGATGAGCCAACTTCTGATGAATATGTTACGACTCAAGCTAAACTTGATGCAAAAGAAGCTGAATTAACAAGTGGAACAGTTTTAAGCCAAGTGAAAGAGTCTATTAAGACAAGAGATAACAGTGTGGTTGAAGCTGTAACTGCAGGTAACCCAAATAATCCTGATAATGTTAAAAGAGTTGAAAAAATATTCACTGAAGTAGCTATAAAAGATAATGCCATTGAAACAAAATCTGCTGAAGGTGTATGGAATTATATGTTCCCAGAACGTTCGCCAGAATATACATATGAAAACTTCCTAAAGACAGTGGCTAAATTCCCAGCATTCTGTGGTACTTACATAGATGGTAGAGATTCAGATGCTATTTGTCGCAAGTCTCTAGCTACTATGTTTGCTCACTTTACTCAAGAAACAGGCGGACATACTAGTTGGTGGGATGTACCAGAATGGCGTCAAGGCTTAGTCCATGTACGTGAAATGGGATGGGATGAAAATATGCGTGGTGGTTATAATGGTGAGTGTAATCCAGATGTATGGCAAGGTCAAACTTGGCCATGTGGCAAGTTTGAAAATGGTGATTTCAAATCTTACTTCGGACGTGGTGCAAAACAGCTAAGTTATAATTATAACTATGGGCCATTCTCACAAGCTATGTTTGGTGATGTAAGAGTGTTACTGGATAATCCTGATATGGTTGCTGATACATGGTTAAATTTGGCATCTGCAGTATTCTTTTTTGTATACCCACAGCCACCAAAGCCATCTATGCTTCATGTTATCGATGGTACTTGGCAACCAAATGCTGCTGATAAAGCAAATAACCTAACACCAGGGTTTGGAGTAACTACGCAAATCATTAATGGTGGTGTAGAGTGTGGTGGTAGTGTAGAAGTTGCTCAATCTATGAATCGTATAGACTATTATGGTAACTTTATGAAATATCTTGGCTTGAATATTCCAAGCACTGAAGTTCTGGGTTGTAAAGGTATGAAGCAATTTGATGCTAATGGTGCCGGTGCTACTGAGATTTACTGGGAGCAAAACTTTGATCATTATGCTGATAACCCAGGTGGTAAATCGTTTGCCTGTAAATTAGTTGGCTATCAAACACCATACTCAGCATTTACGGAGGGTGACTATACTAAATGTGTTAAAGCTCACTTCCCAAATATTGTTATAGAAGGATAA